GCAATCTGCTGCTATCCCCACTATCGCTAGGCCTAGTGCCTGGCCGGGGTCTGCCTGCGTTCGCCATCACCGTTGCCTAAAAGCGCAACACCGATTTCCCCCTGACCCCGGCCCGCGAACCAGCCTCCACCCATGGTGGAGGGCTGCAGGGGATGTCGTTCACCGTTCACCGTTCACCGTTCACCGTTGATTCGACCCGTGCCCCAGCGCTGCCTTGCAGCGCGGCACACACCGTTCGTGGAGCCTCTCATGATTTCCAAGCCCGCTACCAAGTACCAGCCCATCGCCCCCATCGCGCTGGCCGACCGCACCTGGCCTTCCAAGACCATCACCCGCGCCCCCGTCTGGTTGTCCACCGACCTGCGCGACGGCAACCAGGCGCTGTTCGAGCCGATGAACGGCGAGCGCAAGATGAAGCTGTTCCACGAACTGGTGCGCATCGGGTTCAAGGAAATCGAGGTGGGCTTTCCCGCCGCATCGCAGACCGACTACGACTTCGTGCGCCGCCTCATCGACGAGAACCTCGTGCCCGACGACGTGACCCTGATGGTCATGACGCAGTCGCGCGCCGACCTCATCGAGCGCACCGTCGAGGCCGTGCGCGGCGCGCCGCGCGCCATCGTGCACCTGTACAACGCCACCGCGCCCGTGTGGCGGCGCGTGGTGTTCGGCATGAACGTGACGCAGGTGATGGCGTTCATCGACCAGCATGTGTCGCACCTGAGGCGCCTGACCGATGCCCAGCCCGAAACCCGCTGGACGCTGCAGTATTCGCCCGAAACCTTCAGCGCGACCGAGCTGGAAGTCTCGCTCGAAGCCTGCCAGACCGCCATCGCCGCCTGGGGCGTGGGCCCGGGTCGCGAGATCATCATCAACCTGCCCACCACGGTGGAAAACGCCACCCCCAACGTGTTCGCCGACCAGATCGAGTGGATGCACCGGCGCCTGAGCCCCCGCGAGCACATCGTGCTCTCGGTGCACCCGCACAACGACCGCGGCACCGGCGTGGCGGCGGCCGAGCTGGCCATGATGGCCGGCGCCCAGCGCGTGGAAGGCTGCCTCTTCGGCAATGGCGAGCGCAGCGGCAACCTCGACGTGGTGACGGTAGCGCTCAACCTCTACACGCAGGGCG
This region of Acidovorax sp. GBBC 1281 genomic DNA includes:
- the leuA gene encoding 2-isopropylmalate synthase: MISKPATKYQPIAPIALADRTWPSKTITRAPVWLSTDLRDGNQALFEPMNGERKMKLFHELVRIGFKEIEVGFPAASQTDYDFVRRLIDENLVPDDVTLMVMTQSRADLIERTVEAVRGAPRAIVHLYNATAPVWRRVVFGMNVTQVMAFIDQHVSHLRRLTDAQPETRWTLQYSPETFSATELEVSLEACQTAIAAWGVGPGREIIINLPTTVENATPNVFADQIEWMHRRLSPREHIVLSVHPHNDRGTGVAAAELAMMAGAQRVEGCLFGNGERSGNLDVVTVALNLYTQGVHPGLDFSDINAVARVAEECTALPVHPRHPYVGDLVFTSFSGSHQDAIKKGFAAHDPEGLWQVPYLPIDPADLGRTYDSVIRVNSQSGKGGIAFLLERERGVVMPRRMQVEFSAVVQRQTDASETEMTGATLWSLFQATYLETPAGVPGAIVCHAHRLADDGRGIELDVTIDGARQTLQGQGNGPIDATVDALGLPLRVHSYEERATGSGADAQALAIVEAALDGVPGATFGVGLHHNIVTASVHAVVSAANRLAQRRQTPSPSPAAASQAAPTAA